A region from the Triticum aestivum cultivar Chinese Spring chromosome 3D, IWGSC CS RefSeq v2.1, whole genome shotgun sequence genome encodes:
- the LOC123077142 gene encoding 1,4-dihydroxy-2-naphthoyl-CoA thioesterase 1, translated as MAAKKPSSAIDMAELDPVLHGVGFEMQEVSPSLLSGRLPVTERCCQPFKVLHGGVSALVAEGLASMGAHMASGYRRVAGVHLAINHFRSAALGDVVLARAVPVHLGRSTQVWEVKLWKMDPSEEGKKGPQISESRVTLLCNLPVPDNLHHAGDALKKYAAAATTTTPTSKL; from the exons ATGGCGGCGAAGAAGCCGAGTAGTGCCATCGACATGGCGGAGCTGGACCCGGTGCTGCACGGGGTGGGCTTCGAGATGCAGGAGGTGTCGCCGTCGCTGCTCTCCGGCCGGCTCCCGGTCACGGAGCGCTGCTGCCAGCCATTCAAGGTGCTGCACGGCGGCGTGTCGGCGCTGGTGGCGGAGGGCCTTGCCAGCATGGGCGCGCACATGGCGTCCGGCTACCGCCGCGTCGCCGGCGTGCACCTCGCCATCAACCACTTCCGCAGCGCCGCGCTCGGCGACGTCGTCCTCGCGCGCGCCGTCCCCGTCCACCTCGGACGCTCCACCCAG GTGTGGGAGGTGAAGCTGTGGAAGATGGACccgtcggaggaggggaagaagggcCCGCAGATCTCCGAGTCCAGGGTCACGCTGCTCTGCAACCTGCCCGTGCCGGACAACCTGCACCACGCCGGCGACGCCCTCAAGAAGTACGCTGCCGCAGCAACGACAACCACCCCCACCAGCAAACTGTAA